aggtaaaaaggtatataagtttaaaaatcctaaaataatttttaaggttgtatttttttctctaaaattgtctttctgaaagttataagaagcaaagtaaaacattttatgaatttatttaaacaagtgaagactaacgctttaaaacatttccttagattttcaaattctatttgagttttgtctctcttagaattaaaaatgtcgagcaaagtgagaccagcttgctagtaaataaataaaattaaaaaaatagaggcagctcactggtaagtgctgctatttgcgctatttttagaacaggccagcgggcaactcatctggtccttacgggctacctggtgcccgcgggcaccgcgttggtgacccctgggttagagtgtccgccctgagatcggtaggtcgtgagttcaaaccccggccaagtcatactaaagactataaaagtgggacaCATTATCTTcccgcttggcactcaacatcaagggttggaatggggggttaaatcaccataaatgattcccgggcgtggccaccgctgctgctcactgctctcctcacctccccgggggtgaacagggggatgggtcaaatgcagagaacaaatttcaccacacctagtgtgtgtgtgtgaaaatcattcgTACTTTAACTACATATTATGCTCAAGAATCAAGACTAAATCATTGGCATATTCTAGAACCACACAGAAACAATGAAAGGTTGGTGGCAACAATGAAACAGTGTGGAAACAAGACGGCGGTCTGCATTAATGGCGGTCCAGCTCGCGTGTTCTGAAGGCCcacatgacgatgatgatgatgatgtcacatgCAAGGAATGCAGTGTGACTTTTGACAAGACTGCAGAAGCACATTCCACGTGTTGGGACCACGTGAACGTTTTcacatggggggaaaaaaaaagtcaaagccGAGTTTGGAAAACAAATTGTGGGTTCGAGTCCGCAGTTTGGGGAATTCGGGACTTGTGGGGGAAACCCAGCAACCTCCTAAAGCATATCAAAATTAGCACAgacaatgcaattttttgtttgttcttttattCTACTGTACTTTCCAACACATCattgttttaaagcatttttgcATCTTCAGTCTCTTTGGCCGTCGGCTGGCAAACGTGTGTCCAAGGAACCGTAGCAAAATATACTGGGGACCACTAACTAGGGAGTATTTGACTTGACTTCTATCCTTGGCCATTGTGAACAGATTgcacgttttaaaaaaaaaaaaaaacaataatttacgCGACTTTCCAAATAAATATTGGTCCATTCGAGTCAAGTCTGGCAAGTCCTTCTTCCTGAGACGTCTTTTCCGTGAGTGAACTCTCTGAAAATAATCTTGTGTCACATTTGACGCTAAGCTAAGTGAATCGCATGCTTGTGTCGAATGTACGCCGACGTTTACTCGCATGCCAGCAACAAAACATCAACAGTCTTGCAGccaaattttttctttttttaaacatacaAACATCTTTTTACGCAAACTTTTTATGACTTTTCACAGCATCAACCTGGTTCTTTGTGcgcgccgcacacacacacacacacgcacacacacacacacactgtaaggCTGCGTTCACACTGGTGGTTCAGTACTCTGGGTGAGATAAAAAAATTTCAGTCGGATTATTTTACCATCGGAAATTTGACCAAAAGCGTGTGAAATATACTTTTAAAGAGCACCTATGACAGAATGATCATGTCTGCATGTTTAACACTGTGATGTTTTCATGTGAGCTGAGGTGGACGGAACCGGAACTGAAGTTCACTCACAAGCCCATCTTTCAAGTGGTCCGGGTCCGCTTGTGTCTGGTGCGCTCGGGTAGGGATGAAGGCGGCGTGCCAGCAGAGCAAAGAACCAGGACAGTGTGAAGGCCACCTCAACATCAGACAGTACCTTTCAGGATTATTGCTTACGGATACAAAGTATATACAAAGTTATTACCAAGTCATTATTCAATAAAATACCATGTCAATACCAAGTAAATACAAGGTAATTACCATGTCATTACCAAGTGAATACCAAATAATTACTAAATAATACCAAGTAACTTCAAAGTATATACCAAatagctacaaagtaaacagaacgTAAAAACAAAGCAACTACCAAGTAAATACAGagtaaaaacaaagtaaatacCAGATAAAAACAAAGTAATTACCTAGTAAAAACTTTTAAGTAACTACCAAGTAaatactgagtaaaaaaaaagtactacCAAGTCAAAACATAGTAAAtaccaggtaaaaaaaaagtaattacctAGTAAAAACAAAGTAACTACCTGGTAAAAACAAAGTAAACACCAAGTAGCTACAAAGTGAAAACAAGGTAACCACCAAGTAAATACTGagtaaaaacaaagtaaatacaatttgaaaacaaAGTAATTACCTAGTAAAAACTACCAAGTAACTACCAAGTAAATACTGAGTAAAAACAAAGTACTACCAAGTCAAAACATAGTAAATACCAGGAAGAAACAAAGTATTTACCTAGTAAAAACAAGGTAACTACCTGGTAAAAACAAAGTAAACACCTAGTAGCTACTAGGTAAACAAAGTGAAAACAAGGTAACCACCAAGTAAATACTGAGTGAAAACAAAGTACTACCAGGTAAAACATAGTAAATACCAAGTAAAAACTAAATAATTACCTAGTAGAGACAAAGTAAAAACCAAGTAGCTACAAAGTAAACCCAACGTGAAAACAAGGCAAGCACCAAGTAAATACTGAGtataaaaaagcaaaaacatagTAAATACCAGGTAAAAACAAAGTAATTACCTAATAAAAACAAAGTGAATACCAAGTAGctacaaagtaaaaacaaagtaaCTAGTATAAACAAAGTATTATCCAAGTAAAACATAGTAAATACCAAGTAAAAACAAAGTAACTACCAAGTAATTACCTagtaaaaatacagtaaaaaacaagTAGCTACAAAGTAAACGGAAAGTGAAAACAAGGTAACTACCAGgtaaaaacaaagtaaatactaagtggctacaaagtaaacgcaAAGCGAAAACAAGGCAACTACCAAGTATAAAGTAAAAATGTAACTACAAAGTAAAAACATAGTAAATACCAGGTAAAAAAACTAAGTAACTACCAAGTAACTACAAAGTAAATACCTagtaaaaacaaagtaaatacCTAGTAGATCAAGTAAAAACAAGGTAAGAACCAAGTAAATACTGAGTCAAAACAAAGTAAGTACAAAGTAAATACCAAGTCAAACAAAGTATCTACCAAGTAaatactaaataaaaacaaagtaatTATCAAGTAACTACAAAGTAAATACCAAGTAAAACAAAGTAACTACCAAGTAGCTACAATGTAACTACCAAGTAACGACTGAGTAACTACAAAACAATTACCAGGTAAAAACAAGGTAAccaccaagtaaaataccaagtaAATACTAGGTAAAAACAAGGTAACTATCAAGTAAAATACCAAGTAAATACAAAGTAAATACCAGGTAAAAACAAGGTaactaccaagtaaaataccaagtaAATACTAGGTAAAAACAAGGTAACTATCAAGTAAAATACCAAGTAAATACAAAGTAAATACCAGGTAAAAACTATGTAACTACCAAGTAAAATACAAAGTAAATACCAGGTAAAAACAAGGTaactaccaagtaaaataccaagtaAATACAAAGTAAATACCAGGTAAAAACTACATTTCCTTTGTTTTAGTACAAAGTCCGATTGAGGAAGTCCAGGTAGATTTCAGACTTGAGTATTGAGAGTAAAAGTCTTCAGGAGAAGAAAAGGCCACAAAAGATGAAAAGTCTTCTCTTCTACATCAAATCCAAAATGGCGTCCATACGTTCAGTCCCTTTTCTGCCCTACACGTTTGAAGCGGCGCCGTTAGCGTCCCGCGCCTGCCGGATCCCGTAGAGCCACTTGATGACGCGGGCGTTCCTCTCGATGACCGAGATGCCGTACGGGACCCGCTCCCTGGCGGCGGCGTCCTCGTCCCGGCCGTAGTCCTCCCGGCCCGGCTCCGCCTCCTCCCCGCAGTCCGAGCTGGGCGTGCTGACGCTCCGCAGCTTGCAGATGGACACGATGTCCGAGTTGGCCCGGGTGAAGCGCTCCACCCCGCCCATGCCCTCCACCTCGTCGGGGTCCAGCCCGCAGTAGTTGAAGAAGCGCTCCAGGTCGGCCGTGGCGCGGGAGTAGCGGTCGCTCAGGTCCGACTTGGAGCGGTGCAAGGAGGGGTGCTTCCGGGCCGAGCCCCTGGAGCTGGCGTTGGACAGGCGGGTGAAGGCGGGCGAGGCGGGCGGGATCATGCCTGCGCGCAGCAGCATGGGGCTGGGGGGCGGATAGGGAGAGGCGGCCTTCGTTTGGGTGCCGGTTTTAGCTGGGGCTGGGTTCTGGGGGCCTGGGAGAGGCGGTGGAGGCGCCTGGGGGTGTGGCACTTGACCCTGGGGGCTCTGTCGCGGTCTGAGCGGGGGCCTCTGGGGCTTTCTGATATCCGCGTGGGGCCGGACGTCCACCCTGCGCACCGTGACCGCGTTTGGGGAGCCGTAGGCGGACGGGACAAGGATGCGAGGCGCCCGTATCGGGACAGGGGGAGGGCGGTGGCTGGGGTCGGCAGCGGGGGTCCGCAGGCTGTTGGCGAGGTGGGAGGAGGTACAGGAGGAGGCGGGCGAAGAGCTGGCGGTGTTGAGCGGCTTGAGGTTGTTGAGGAGGCGGTTGCTCCTCTCCTGCTCCGCCACCAGGCTGCTGCCGATGCTCTTGGCCCCGGACGACGGGGACGAGGACGACGGGGACGAGGACGACGGGGAGGTGGACGAGGACGACTGGGAGGAAAGCTGGGGGGCGTCGCCCACATCATTGATCAGATTGTTCAAAATATCCAAGTTGAGAGGCGGTCCTCTTCTCCCGCGCCCTTCCCCCATTCCGCCACCGTCCCCGCCGGCTGGGCACCGGGGACTCTTCCGGGCCGGGGGAGCGCCCATTTGGAACTGGAGCATCCTGGCCGGCGGTACCAGGGGCTTCCGGATGATCGGCGGCTTGACGGGCGCCTGGCGCGTGAGCGCCACCTGCTGGCTTTTCACGTACTTGGCCTTGTCCGCCTCCAGGCGCTCCACGGCGCTCAGCTTGCGGGTGGATGGCTCCGCCTGGCGACGGAAATAGTCGGGACCCTTGGTCAGCAACCGGAACGGCATGGCCGAGGCGAAGGGGGCCCCGGGCAGGCGGCCGTCTGAGGGCCGCAGGGTCTCCACTGGCATGATGGCGGCGCTGAAAGGAAATAATAGCGGGAATATTATGACCGCTCTGTATTCATTACAAATTCAATGTATGAtaaagtatttatggaacatgaatTAGCGCCCCCTGGTTTTCCATTGGAAGAATTTTGTATtgtgactaccgtattttcttgaatagtatgcgcctgccttgaattactgccgggtcaaactcgcttcgcaaaataataagtgcatgcttagtattaccgccgggtcacactcgtgatgtcacgagtgacacttcctctgtcatcattttcaaaatggaggaggctgatttcaataccggtaatttgaaatcacataaagggaagaagattaagagctattcagtaggatttaaggtccaagcttacatcacactcaaatttctaatgcatgcctttggtaagtgccggagtgagaagaggtttgaaaatatttagcgcatgcatacttttaccgcatgcctttggtaagcgcaggagtgagaagaggttttaaataaattagcgcccgggcggcaattcaaggaaatacggtatgttatagTAGTATTTATAAACATTGATATGACTTATTAAGACTATACAATGTTTTGACAAAAATATCTTAAAGTTTCTAGAACAATTTTTTAGTTACAAGCTTCCCCACCTCTAGTTGACGTAGCGCTTGTCAGAATGAACCCCTTAAGATCCGACCCAAAAATATCCCATCTTACTTGCAAGCATTAGCTTTTAGCTAAAGATGGATCGAACTTTCGAAAACGTGAGTGTGGAGGACAGTGCTGAGACGAGGGAGTCGATGTTAttcattgaatttaaaaaaagaaatcatcaaaaacatgacaaagTGTGGAGCTAGCTAACTTGGTGAAGCAGTTGCGACTCTGCACCAAACGGATTAAGAATGATTCGATAACGCCAGCCAAGGATGTGGAATTAATAGCTAagcggcggacatttatccatgaaaatatgaggaagctgctgatggtgtgtttgacagagaagcaggtGGAATGTTGTACATCGGTGGTTCTTTACTTTTGTTCACAAAGCACCACCTGGTAAAAAAAATTGAGGGGTATTGTGTATATATAGTTgtattatataaatattgatatttATGTATTGTTAGTCACTAACAATGCACAAATATCAATATGTATTAAATACAactatacattcatattttatacatattgatatttgtattttataCTAGACATTAAGAATGTATACTTTAATTTTTTACATATTgatttgtgtatttgtgtatCAATATGTATAAAATACAACTATATATTAATATTGTACAGTTGTATTTTATACATATTGGTATTTGTGTATTGAGAATATGTAGTACTATTTAGTGACATTGATATTTGTGTATTAAATGAACATAAAAGGGTTGCAGTGATGTTTGAGGGGACAATAAATCatttttggttctttttttttaaagaaaatacagcctgaaagaactttaaataaaactgttagcaggttttgtgcaaataaaagacatgcattcaagtaaaacgttTAAAAACATTCATGgacgacattctgacaataaaattgcgaGTTTAAGCAAATTTTTATTACGAGTAATCATGATTACCggtaatccaaattccaaaacgggattaatctgatttaaaaaataataataatttgacagttctatttcataaatattgatatctGAGTATACATTTGTAGTTTATAAATATTGATATTTGTGTAGTAGATAGTGAAATAGTGCTATTGATATTTGGGTATTGATAATGTATAGTTGTAtcctatacatatttatattggtGTGTATTGgtgacaataaatatattttgtgttcttttttttaaaagaaaatacagcctgaaagaactttttataaaactgttagcaagttttgtgcaaataaacgacatgcattcaagtaaaacgttTAAAAACATTCATGgacgacattctgacaataaaattgcgaTTTGAAGCAGATTTTATTcatgaataatcatgattaatccaaaataaaaaatggaattaatctaattaaaaaaataataataacttgacAGCCCTATTTTATAAATGTTGATATTTGTGTATTGAGAATATATTGTGTATTAAATGAACGTAAAGGGTTTAAGTGATGTTTGGAGGGACAATCAATatattttgtcttcttttttttaagaaaatacagcctgaaagaactttagataaaactgttagcaGGTTTTGTGCAAAAAAATGACATGCGTTCAAGAAAAATGTTCATGGACGACATTCTAACAATAAAATTGCGATTTTAAGCACATTTTAATTATGAATAATCCCGATGAACCCAAAATCCAAAATGGGATTAATCTGATTTACAAAATactaatcatttgacagccctatttcataaatattgatatttatGTATGTGAAAATAAAGGTGTGCCTTTTATAAATATTGATATTTGTGTAttgataatatgtagtagtactaagaggtgttgatatttgtgtattaaatgaaaataaagggttgcatgttgtaaataaaagtgaCAATAAATAtccattgtgtttttgttttaagaAAATTATTCTTTTGTACTTttacacccccctcccccccgcaGTTTAACATGATTACCGTCTGTGCTGATGCTGTCCTCCTCTGTTAGGCTTCTTATCCCCCCCCCCACAGTCGGGCTTCAGTGGACGGCTGGTGGAAGGACTGGGTCGAGAGTGAAATTCCACATCGGGGCCCCGGTCGGGACTCCGCCGCTTTGGGCTTGGTTCTGACCCAGATAGAGGGTGGGGTGGTGGTTGCGGATGGGGGGGGGTTAAGCCTCCTATCGGGGTCACAGGCGGGACTCTTTAAGCAGAGATCAGCACGTCCAGATGTGATGGTCAAGACCTGGAGAGTTGGTGGAGGGAGGGGTAGGGGGGGAAAGTCCAAAATCAGATGTAGTCCGGTctgcacacacccacacatacactgtcacacacacacacaaacactcgcacacacacacacacgcacacaaacacacgctctGGAAGGACTTCCTCAGTACTGAAGTGGAGCAGACGGGACAGCACTTTAATACCACGTCTGGCTCCTCCGGGCCTGGCCAATCGTGCGTCGTcacacggggggggggggcggggttagaGGCGGCGGTCGCGCTCCCATTGGTCATCCTCCGAAAGAATCCTGACCAATGGGACCCCTCCCCCCCACACCCTCAAGTGAGAACAAGTGAGGAGGCTTTTCATTCAAATGAAAATTCTTTGAAAAGGAGAAAGTGGGAGGAGGGCTTCAGTTTCAACGGTAAAAACAGCTGCAATGTTCTTGTTTGGTTTGAACATCCAGCTAATGTTACCATCCACTGTTCCCTCGCTTGTCTTCCTTGTTTGCACACCAGCGGCATTTAACAAAACATCACTTGGTCTTTGTTTACCTACTTAGTCTGTATTTACGCAGGCTTTCTGTCCAACCTCCGACAGTAAAGCATAAGAACTCATTGTGGCTTATTTCCATCTATTTTGTTTTGCTAGTGGTCGGCACTGAAAATCCAGGAGCGCACGTTAGATTATGCGAAGACTAAATTGTTTTCCATGTTTACGAAGGACTTTAAATCAGATTCATGGAAGACTGAATCGTCTTCCATGTTTTCGAGGGACCGTACGAAGGATTTATCAAAGACTAAATTGTCTTCCTTGTTTACGCAAGACGGTATATCGGATTCGTAGGTCGGACTTATCGAAGACTAACTCGTCTTCCATGTTTACTGTACGTCAGATTCATCGAAGATTGAAACAGATTCATCGAAGACCATGTTTACGAGGGACGATACGTTGGATTTATCAGACTAAATCGTCTTCCATGTTTACGAAAGACCACAAATCAGATTCATCAAAGACAAAATCGGATTAATCGAAGACTAAAGCTCCCCCCTACTTACAAGGGAGCGTAGGTTAGATTCATTGAAGACTAAATTGTTTTCCATGTTTACGAAGGACTTTAAATAGGATTTATCGAAGATTAACTCAGATTCATCGAAGACTGAATCGTCTTCTATGTTTACATGGGACGTATCAAACACTAAATCGTTTTCCAAGTTTACAAAGGATCATATGTCGGATTTATCTAAAACTAAATCAGATTATTCAAAAACTTAATTGTCTTCGATGTTTACAAAGAACCGTAGGTCTGATTTATCGAAGACTAAATCATCTTCTATGTTTACGAAGGACTGTACGACAGATTAATTGAAGACTATATTGTTTTCCACGTTTACAAAGGACTTTAAGTAGGATTCATCGAAGATTAAATCAGATTCATCGATGACTGAATCGTCTTCTATGTTTACGAGGGACCGTGCATGGGACGTATCAAACACTAAATCGTTTTCCACGTTTACAAAGGATCGTATGTCGGATTTATATAAAATTAAATCAGATTATTCAAAAACTTAATTGTCTTAGATGTTTACAAAGAACCGTAGGTCTGACTTATCGAAGACTAAATCGTCTTCTATGTTTACGAAGGACTGTACGACAGATTAATTGAAGACTAAATTGTTTTCCGTGTTTATGAAGGACTTTAAGTAGGATTCATCGAAGATTAAATCAGATTCATCGAAGACTGAATCGTCTTCTATGTTTACGAGGGACCGTACATGGGACGTATCAAACACTAAATTGTTTTCCACGTTTACAAAGGATCGTTTGTTGGATTTATCTAAAACAAAATCAGATTATTCAAAAACGTAATTGTCTTCGATGTTTACAAAGAACCGTAGGTCGGACTTATCGAAGACTAAATCGTCTTCTATGTTTACGAAGGACTGTACGACAGATTAATTGAAGACTAAATTGTTTTCCATGTTTACGAAAGACTTTAAGTAGGATTCATCGAAGATTAAATCAGATTTATCGAAGACTGAATCGTCTTCTATGTTTACGAGGGACCGTGCATGGGACGTATCAAACACTAAATCGTTTTCCACGTTTACAAAGGATAGTAAATCGGATTTATCTAAAACTAAATCAGATTATTCAAAAACTTAATTGTCTTCGATGTTTACAAAGAACCGTAGGTCTGACTTATCGAAGACTAAATCGTCTTGTATGTTTACGAAGGACTGTACGACAGATTAATTGAAGACTAAATTGTTTTCCGTGTTTACGAAGGACTTTAAGTAGGATTCATCGAAGATTAAATCAGATTCATCGATGACTGAATCGTCTTCTATGTTTACGAGGGACCGTGCATGGGACGTATCAAACACTAAATCGTTTTCCACGTTTACAAAGGATCGTATGTCGGATTTATATAAAATTAAATCAGATTATTCAAAAACTTAATTGTCTTAGATGTTTACAAAGAACCGTAGGTCTGACTTATCGAAGACTAAATCGTCTTCTATGTTTACGAAGGACTGTACGACAGATTAATTGAAGACTAAATTGTTTTCCGTGTTTATGAAGGACTTTAAGTAGGATTCATCGAAGATTAAATCAGATTCATCGAAGACTGAATCGTCTTCTATGTTTACGAGGGACCGTACATGGGACGTATCAAACACTAAATTGTTTTCCACGTTTACAAAGGATCGTTTGACGGATTTATCTAAAACAAAATCAGATTATTCAAAAACGTAATTGTCTTCGATGTTTACAAAGAACCGTAGGTCGGACTTATCGAAGACTAAATCGTCTTCTATGTTTACGAAGGACTGTACGACAGATTAATTGAAGACTAAATTGTTTTCCGTGTTTACGAAGGACTTTAAGTAGGATTCATCGAAGATTAAATCAGATTCATCGATGACTGAATCGTCTTCTATGTTTACGATAGACCGTGCATGGGACGTATCAAACGCTAAATCGTTTTCCACGTTTACAAAGGATCGTATGTCGGATTTATATAAAATTAAATCAGATTATTCAAAAACTTAATTGTCTTAGATGTTTACAAAGAACCGTAGGTCTGACTTATCGAAGACTAAATCGTCTTCTATGTTTACGAAGGACTGTACGACAGATTAATTGAAGACTAAATTGTTTTCCGTGTTTATGAAGGACTTTAAGTAGGATTCATCGAAGATTAAATCAGATTCATCGAAGACTGAATCGTCTTCTATGTTTACGAGGGACCGTACATGGgacgtatccatccatccatccattttctaccgcttattccctttcggggtcgcggggggcgctaacccctctgccaccgtgaagcgtcAAACACTAAATTGTTTTCCACGTTTACAAAGGATCGTTTGTTGGATTTATCTAAAACAAAATCAGATTATTCAAAAACGTAATTGTCTTCGATGTTTACAAAGAACCGTAGGTCGGACTTATCGAAGACTAAATCGTCTTCTATGTTTACGAAGGACTGTACGACAGATTAATTGAAGACAAAATTGTTTTCCATGTTTACGAAGGACTTTAAGTAGGATTCATCGAAGATTAAATCAGATTCATCGAAGACTGAATCGTCTTCTATGTTTACGAGGGACCGTACATGGGACGTATCAAACACTAAATCGTTTTCCACGTTTACAAAGGATCGTATGTCGGATTTATCTAAAACTAAATCAGATTATTCAAAAACCTAATTGTCTTCGATGTTTACAAAGAACCGTATGTACGACTTATCGAAGACTAAATCGTCTTCTATGTTTACAAAGGACTGTACGACAGATTAATCTAAGACTGTATCGTCTTCCATGGTTAAGAGGGGCCACGCAAGTAATTGGACTGGAATGACAACTGAAAAAGCCGCGGGCCacgattgaacaaattaaccttttaatagggacccaaacaagttttgcattgaatattgagcaagcaaggcttatataactttatagtgacatgcaaaatcatatttcaaataaaaattatgaaaaaatatcaatggcatatcaaataaaatgtaaatacaaattgaatgcctcttatctatttgcaaccttctgaagtgaatatcaaataaaaacaattttacaggctaataatacatttgaaaataaaataactaatgaatgaatcaaacattcaagccttgaagtagcaacaGAAAGTGCGAACATtatttattgctcagtttgctacactgatttgctttaacactgaatatggaataatcaacgcttatataacttaatagtgcaaaatcttaatagtggtggtagcggagggtgtatattgtagcatcccggaagagttagtgctgcaagggcttctgggtatttattttgttgtgtttatgttgtcttacagtgcggatgttctcccgaaatatgtttgtcattcttgtttggtgcggtttgacagtgtggcgcatttttgtaagagtgttaaagttgttcatacggccaccctcagtgtgacctgtatggctgttgaccaagtatgctttgcattcactcatgtgtgtgtttaaaagccgcatatattatgtgactaggctggcacgctgtttgtatggagtaaaagcggacgtgacgacaggttgtagagaatgctttaaggcagtgcctttaaggaacacccccaatattgttgtccgggtggaaattggtagaaattcgagagtgtggttgccccgggagattct
The DNA window shown above is from Nerophis ophidion isolate RoL-2023_Sa linkage group LG06, RoL_Noph_v1.0, whole genome shotgun sequence and carries:
- the wu:fa11c10 gene encoding protein FAM110B, with the translated sequence MPVETLRPSDGRLPGAPFASAMPFRLLTKGPDYFRRQAEPSTRKLSAVERLEADKAKYVKSQQVALTRQAPVKPPIIRKPLVPPARMLQFQMGAPPARKSPRCPAGGDGGGMGEGRGRRGPPLNLDILNNLINDVGDAPQLSSQSSSSTSPSSSSPSSSSPSSGAKSIGSSLVAEQERSNRLLNNLKPLNTASSSPASSCTSSHLANSLRTPAADPSHRPPPVPIRAPRILVPSAYGSPNAVTVRRVDVRPHADIRKPQRPPLRPRQSPQGQVPHPQAPPPPLPGPQNPAPAKTGTQTKAASPYPPPSPMLLRAGMIPPASPAFTRLSNASSRGSARKHPSLHRSKSDLSDRYSRATADLERFFNYCGLDPDEVEGMGGVERFTRANSDIVSICKLRSVSTPSSDCGEEAEPGREDYGRDEDAAARERVPYGISVIERNARVIKWLYGIRQARDANGAASNV